One segment of Candidatus Thermoplasmatota archaeon DNA contains the following:
- a CDS encoding SIS domain-containing protein: MTNRATASSQYIAKKITEILANGDKETIEEIIRLLLSSDKVFMYGAGRSGLIGKAFAIRLVQLGLKVFFIGETTTPIVDDTDVALILSNTGETMSAIQTANIIRRVGAKVIVMTSRKTSKLAHAANLVVVLDPEPDDETAALAPLGTLFEDSALVFLDGIIARIMEKRKETESKMRGRHAIWV; this comes from the coding sequence GTGACTAACAGGGCAACTGCATCATCGCAATACATCGCAAAGAAGATAACCGAAATCCTCGCGAACGGGGACAAAGAGACCATCGAGGAAATCATCAGACTGCTGCTGTCCTCGGACAAGGTGTTTATGTATGGTGCTGGCAGGTCCGGTCTGATAGGGAAGGCCTTCGCCATACGCCTGGTTCAGCTCGGCCTCAAAGTCTTCTTCATCGGTGAGACAACGACCCCGATCGTTGACGACACCGATGTTGCGCTGATACTCTCGAACACGGGCGAGACCATGTCGGCAATTCAGACAGCGAACATCATCAGACGAGTCGGGGCAAAGGTAATAGTGATGACCAGTAGGAAGACTTCCAAACTCGCACACGCGGCCAACCTAGTGGTCGTTCTGGATCCCGAGCCAGATGATGAGACCGCAGCTCTCGCCCCGCTTGGCACTCTGTTCGAGGATTCTGCGCTCGTTTTCTTGGACGGGATCATCGCGCGTATAATGGAGAAGAGGAAGGAAACGGAGTCCAAGATGAGAGGCAGACACGCTATCTGGGTTTGA
- a CDS encoding ThiF family adenylyltransferase, translated as MRRIPWIDLDAVRTARVLVVGAGALGNEVVKDMVLAGFAGISLVDMDHVARSNLTRCVFFREQDSERRRLKAEVVAGRAMELDPAVKITPYTDRIQDMPEDFISSHSMILGCLDNVATRLHLNAHCYNEGIPYIDGAMDGLIGKVQVVLPPETACLQCGMNKTHSKIMELRFSCTGEDVTFYEPKVAAEITTTSIVSAVQVREALKIVSGRTEAVLSNVFYYDGLRNVSENLEVSKNPDCPHHGGQ; from the coding sequence ATGAGAAGGATTCCGTGGATAGACCTGGACGCGGTCAGAACCGCTCGAGTTCTCGTCGTCGGAGCAGGCGCTCTCGGCAACGAAGTCGTGAAGGACATGGTTCTGGCGGGCTTCGCGGGAATCAGTCTCGTCGATATGGACCACGTCGCCAGGTCCAATCTGACCCGATGCGTGTTCTTCCGTGAGCAGGATTCCGAACGGAGGCGGCTCAAAGCCGAAGTTGTTGCAGGAAGAGCCATGGAACTCGACCCAGCGGTCAAGATCACACCCTACACCGACAGAATCCAGGATATGCCTGAGGACTTCATCTCCTCCCATTCAATGATCCTCGGCTGCCTGGACAACGTGGCCACAAGACTCCATCTGAACGCTCACTGCTACAATGAGGGCATACCATACATCGATGGGGCAATGGACGGGCTGATCGGGAAGGTGCAAGTCGTCCTTCCACCGGAAACGGCCTGTCTCCAGTGCGGAATGAACAAGACACACTCGAAGATCATGGAACTCAGGTTCAGCTGCACCGGCGAAGATGTCACGTTCTACGAGCCCAAGGTCGCCGCAGAGATCACGACAACGAGCATAGTCTCGGCGGTCCAGGTGAGAGAGGCCCTCAAGATTGTGTCCGGAAGAACGGAGGCTGTCCTGTCCAATGTATTCTACTACGACGGCCTGAGAAACGTCTCAGAGAACCTCGAGGTCTCGAAGAACCCTGATTGCCCACATCATGGGGGGCAGTAG
- a CDS encoding TIM barrel protein, with translation MIRFGPAGIPLSCKGRTLRDGIEDVHNLGLTAMEVQLVRVGLLERHATEEEVGIAARDIPNELIVEIVREEGSRKKVIAKLDAEVMKGDLLRILASGIAKDYHELVELGRLSRDLDIELSLHTPYYMDLIGIEDMGERSMNSVKWGGLLANEMGAKVVVTHLGLYGDLTNRQASIRVRKNLDSILKWFRSRRIKAKLGLESSGRQEVFGSLKEIISLCEKYKGVIPVLNFSHIHSREGGSLRTSEDFQKLFDKFKKHVRGHFHTHFSGVEHADGNELRYTPIKKGDLRFEPLAECILDNNYDITLISGSPLMEHDAMYMKVILERVLARRVAKIAKGEKK, from the coding sequence ATGATACGTTTTGGCCCAGCGGGCATCCCCCTATCATGCAAAGGTAGAACCCTGCGAGATGGAATCGAAGACGTCCACAACCTGGGTCTCACCGCAATGGAGGTTCAGCTGGTCAGAGTGGGGCTCCTTGAGCGACATGCCACAGAGGAAGAGGTTGGCATCGCGGCCAGGGACATACCGAACGAGCTGATTGTTGAAATCGTCAGAGAGGAAGGCTCCAGGAAGAAAGTGATCGCCAAACTGGACGCCGAGGTCATGAAGGGAGACCTCCTTCGCATTCTGGCATCGGGCATAGCGAAGGACTATCACGAACTCGTGGAGCTGGGAAGACTGTCCAGGGACCTCGACATCGAGCTGAGCCTTCACACGCCCTACTACATGGATCTCATCGGAATAGAGGACATGGGCGAGAGGAGCATGAACAGCGTCAAATGGGGCGGGCTCCTTGCCAATGAGATGGGAGCGAAGGTCGTGGTGACCCATCTCGGTCTCTACGGTGACCTGACGAACAGGCAAGCGAGCATAAGGGTCAGAAAGAACCTCGACTCGATTCTCAAGTGGTTCAGGTCAAGGAGGATCAAGGCAAAACTCGGCTTGGAGTCCAGCGGAAGACAAGAGGTCTTTGGGAGTCTGAAGGAGATCATCTCCCTCTGCGAGAAGTACAAAGGTGTCATTCCCGTGCTCAACTTCTCACACATACACTCGCGGGAAGGCGGCTCGCTGAGGACTAGCGAAGATTTCCAGAAGCTCTTCGACAAGTTCAAGAAGCACGTGAGGGGGCACTTCCACACACATTTCTCCGGCGTGGAGCACGCAGACGGGAACGAGCTGAGATACACTCCGATCAAGAAGGGTGATCTGAGGTTCGAACCTCTCGCCGAATGCATACTGGACAATAACTACGACATCACACTTATCTCCGGTTCGCCACTCATGGAACATGACGCGATGTACATGAAGGTCATACTAGAGAGGGTCTTGGCCAGGAGGGTCGCGAAGATAGCCAAGGGGGAGAAGAAGTGA
- a CDS encoding CoA-binding protein has protein sequence MKKEIPASSEDIRDILQKSQTIAVVGMSNKRERASYQVAMYLKNAGYDIVPVNPAYHEIEGMKSYPDVESVPGNVDVVDIFRRSEFVEPIIESAIRKGARVVWMQEGVVNPKAAERAKAAGLRVVMDRCMMKEHHMLMAHGTGE, from the coding sequence ATGAAGAAGGAAATCCCGGCCTCGTCCGAAGATATTCGAGACATACTTCAGAAGTCGCAAACGATTGCCGTGGTGGGGATGTCTAACAAGCGGGAGAGAGCCAGCTATCAAGTGGCAATGTATCTGAAGAATGCGGGATATGACATCGTCCCCGTCAATCCTGCTTACCATGAGATCGAGGGGATGAAGAGCTATCCCGACGTCGAATCCGTACCAGGGAACGTGGATGTCGTCGACATCTTCCGAAGATCGGAGTTCGTTGAGCCTATCATCGAATCGGCAATAAGGAAGGGTGCACGGGTCGTATGGATGCAGGAGGGCGTTGTCAACCCTAAGGCTGCGGAGAGGGCGAAGGCGGCCGGACTCCGGGTCGTCATGGACAGGTGCATGATGAAGGAGCATCACATGTTGATGGCCCACGGAACAGGAGAATAG
- a CDS encoding 50S ribosomal protein L18e, whose amino-acid sequence MPGNRKSNPRLLELIEQLKRHSYENKAPIWKDTASRLSKPRRSWAEVNISRISRYAKKDEVILVPGRLLGSGNIDKSVTVASFHSSETARRKITDSGGVILTIEELMNKNPKGSGVRIMR is encoded by the coding sequence ATGCCTGGCAATAGGAAATCCAATCCCAGATTATTGGAACTCATAGAGCAGCTGAAGCGGCACTCTTACGAGAACAAAGCACCCATTTGGAAGGACACAGCCAGCAGGCTGAGCAAGCCTCGGAGGAGCTGGGCCGAAGTGAACATCAGCAGGATATCCAGATACGCCAAGAAGGATGAGGTCATCCTCGTTCCCGGCCGGCTTCTTGGTTCTGGCAACATAGATAAGTCTGTGACCGTGGCCTCCTTTCATTCTTCCGAGACCGCAAGGAGAAAGATCACGGACTCCGGTGGCGTCATTCTGACGATTGAGGAACTAATGAACAAGAACCCAAAGGGAAGCGGTGTCAGGATAATGAGGTGA
- a CDS encoding 30S ribosomal protein S9 produces MKIIQTSGKRKKAIARATIKPGKGLVRVNKRPVEILSPELARQKILEPIVMAGDKIKKLDIEVNVQGGGIMGQADATRTAIARGIVAYLENKELELLYKERDRTLLASDPRRKMPKKPMGRGARKKRQKSYR; encoded by the coding sequence ATGAAAATCATTCAGACAAGCGGAAAGAGGAAGAAGGCGATTGCGCGGGCCACGATCAAGCCAGGGAAGGGCTTGGTCAGGGTGAACAAGAGGCCAGTCGAGATCTTGAGCCCGGAATTGGCCCGCCAGAAGATTCTTGAGCCCATCGTCATGGCCGGAGACAAGATCAAGAAACTGGACATCGAGGTCAACGTACAGGGCGGGGGCATCATGGGTCAAGCAGATGCGACACGGACCGCTATCGCCAGAGGCATTGTGGCGTACCTCGAGAACAAGGAGCTGGAATTGCTCTACAAAGAACGGGACAGAACCCTGCTCGCAAGCGATCCGAGAAGGAAGATGCCCAAGAAACCGATGGGTAGGGGCGCAAGGAAGAAGAGGCAGAAGTCCTATAGGTGA
- a CDS encoding tryptophan--tRNA ligase: MPEDFIVTPWEVKGEIDYDKLVERFGTQLMSQEILDRLEKHASPLHHLLRRGIFYSHRDFNRILDEYEKGNGFFLYTGRGPSGHIHLGHILPWILTKWLQDNFKVKFYFQLTDDEKFMFDDGLTREDTKKYAYENMLDVIALGFDPKLTRIFMDTELIHTLYPIAIDVARRINFSKVRAVFGFDSSHNIGSIFYTSMQAVPCFLESVLEGRNIACLIPCGIDQDPHFRIARDVAPLLGYYKPALLHNKLLPSLAGGDKMSASLPHTSVFTTDQPDDVRKKIVNAFTGGRVSVEEQKKLGANPEICTVYHYYMYFFMPEDDELRDIYLKCKGGEILCGECKQILVEKINGFLKEHQQKREEAKDRIEDFILRD, encoded by the coding sequence ATGCCAGAAGATTTCATTGTCACGCCATGGGAGGTCAAGGGCGAGATCGACTACGACAAGCTAGTGGAAAGGTTCGGAACTCAATTGATGTCCCAAGAGATTCTGGATAGACTGGAGAAGCACGCTTCACCTCTGCACCACCTCTTGAGGAGGGGGATCTTCTATTCGCATCGCGACTTCAATCGAATCCTGGACGAGTACGAGAAGGGCAATGGCTTCTTCCTGTACACTGGTCGCGGCCCCTCGGGTCACATCCACCTGGGCCACATACTGCCTTGGATTCTCACGAAATGGCTTCAGGACAACTTCAAGGTCAAGTTCTACTTCCAGCTGACGGACGATGAGAAGTTCATGTTCGATGATGGCCTCACGAGAGAGGACACCAAGAAGTACGCTTACGAGAACATGCTGGATGTCATTGCCTTGGGATTCGATCCCAAGCTGACGAGGATATTCATGGACACTGAGCTAATTCACACGCTCTACCCGATAGCGATTGACGTCGCCAGGAGGATCAACTTCTCCAAGGTCCGCGCGGTCTTCGGCTTCGACAGCAGCCACAACATCGGAAGCATCTTCTACACGAGCATGCAGGCGGTTCCCTGTTTTCTCGAGTCGGTGCTCGAGGGCAGGAACATCGCTTGTCTGATTCCCTGCGGGATCGACCAGGACCCTCATTTCAGAATCGCCAGAGACGTCGCTCCCTTGCTCGGGTACTACAAGCCAGCACTCCTGCACAACAAGCTGCTCCCGAGCCTGGCGGGAGGAGACAAGATGTCCGCCTCGCTCCCCCACACGAGCGTGTTCACGACGGACCAACCCGATGACGTGAGGAAGAAGATAGTCAACGCCTTCACGGGCGGGCGGGTCTCCGTGGAGGAGCAGAAGAAACTTGGAGCCAATCCAGAAATCTGCACGGTCTATCACTATTACATGTATTTCTTCATGCCCGAGGACGATGAGCTGCGAGACATCTATCTCAAGTGCAAGGGCGGCGAGATCCTCTGCGGGGAATGCAAGCAAATCCTCGTCGAGAAGATCAACGGGTTCCTGAAGGAGCACCAGCAGAAGCGTGAAGAAGCCAAGGACAGAATCGAGGACTTCATACTGCGGGACTGA
- a CDS encoding 50S ribosomal protein L13, translating to MAVIDATGSVLGRLASVVAKRLLEGEEIVVVNAEHAVISGGRVSVFNEYKVIRDIGSQMSGPFFPRMPDKIVTRTIRGMIPYQKPRGREAFKRLRVYIGVPDAYAESSLERIEEALGKLRCQYTKVGDLSRKLGAKF from the coding sequence ATGGCTGTGATTGACGCGACTGGCTCCGTGCTTGGCAGGCTTGCCAGCGTTGTGGCCAAGAGACTACTCGAAGGCGAGGAGATCGTTGTGGTCAATGCCGAGCACGCCGTCATCTCAGGGGGCAGAGTGTCCGTGTTCAACGAATACAAGGTGATAAGGGACATAGGTAGCCAGATGTCAGGTCCCTTCTTCCCGAGAATGCCGGACAAGATCGTGACGAGAACAATCAGAGGCATGATTCCCTACCAGAAGCCCAGAGGAAGGGAAGCGTTCAAGAGGTTGAGAGTCTACATAGGCGTTCCTGACGCGTATGCCGAGTCGAGTTTGGAGAGGATCGAGGAGGCCCTCGGGAAACTGAGGTGCCAGTACACGAAGGTCGGCGATCTCTCAAGGAAGCTCGGGGCCAAGTTCTAG
- a CDS encoding DNA-directed RNA polymerase subunit N yields the protein MVPVRCFSCGKVVASEWEEYQKKIGMGEDPQKVLDSLGLTRYCCRRMLLSNADTIDDVLPFG from the coding sequence ATAGTACCTGTGAGATGTTTCAGCTGCGGAAAGGTCGTGGCCTCTGAGTGGGAAGAATATCAGAAGAAAATCGGGATGGGCGAGGATCCCCAGAAGGTTCTCGACTCTCTTGGACTGACCCGCTACTGTTGCCGCCGGATGCTGCTTTCGAATGCTGACACGATTGACGACGTCTTGCCATTTGGCTAG